From Excalfactoria chinensis isolate bCotChi1 chromosome 4, bCotChi1.hap2, whole genome shotgun sequence, one genomic window encodes:
- the PACRGL gene encoding PACRG-like protein yields MSSGAQIKAKTAAKKSKTSSPLPCSPEPAVKPQTKPSDKLNPKTIDPFAAPSRTPSAFAATYAKGGIPCRLMHGSVKHRLHWECPLETVPFDPLLVTLAEGLRETKHPYTFVSKEGFKELLLVEGATEKVIPLLPRLVPVLKAALAHSDDEVFERGLDALVQLSAVVGPSLNDHLKHLLTNLSRRLMDKKFREKITAALQKLEQYGGKASVTIIKSKIPTYCSVFP; encoded by the exons ATGTCGTCAGGTGCCCAGATAAAAGCAAAGactgcagcaaagaaaagcaagacaTCTTCTCCTTTGCCATGTTCTCCAGAACCTGCAGTTAAGCCACAGACGAAGCCCAGTGACAAGTTGAATCCCAAAACTATTGATCCA TTTGCTGCTCCTTCTAGAACACCTTCTGCATTTGCTGCTACATATGCTAAAGGTGGCATTCCGTGCAG GTTAATGCATGGATCAGTAAAGCACAGACTGCACTGGGAGTGCCCTCTTGAAACAGTTCCTTTTGATCCTCTTCTTGTAACTCTGGCAGAG GGTCTGAGAGAGACAAAGCATCCCTATACATTTGTTTCCAAGGAGGGTTTTAAAGAATTACTTCTGGTTGAAGGTGCCACTGAAAAAGTCATTCCGCTGTTGCCTCGTCTAGTTCCTGTGTTAAAGGCTGCATTG GCCCATTCAGATGATGAAGTATTTGAAAGGGGATTAGATGCTTTAGTTCAACTGAGTGCTGTTGTTGGCCCATCTCTTAACGACCATCTTAAGCATCTGCTCACAAAT CTTTCAAGGAGATTAATGGAcaagaaattcagagaaaaaatcactgctgctttACAGAAGTTGGAGCAATATGGTGGAAAG GCATCGGTGACTATTATCAAATCGAAAATTCCAACCTATTGTTCTGTATTCCCCTGA